A window from Flavobacterium sp. 83 encodes these proteins:
- a CDS encoding ATP-dependent Clp protease ATP-binding subunit, which produces MDDNFSPRVKDVITYSKEEALRLGHDFIGTEHLMLGILRDGNGKAIQILNNLSVDLDHLRRKVEILSPASPSVDVNVEKKNLHLTRQAERALKTTFLEAKVFHSSSISTAHLLLCILRNENDPTTKLLNKLKIDYDVAKEQYLNMTPSEEEFLENLPRNESYNDDSGQDDSLKEGTFNNPANKSNKKSKTPVLDNFGRDLTEMAEEGKLDPVVGREKEIERVSQILSRRKKNNPLLIGEPGVGKSAIAEGLALRIIQKKVSRILFNKRVVTLDLASLVAGTKYRGQFEERMKAVMNELEKNDDIILFIDEIHTIVGAGGATGSLDASNMFKPALARGEIQCIGATTLDEYRQYIEKDGALERRFQKIIVEPTSVAETITILNNIKNKYEDHHNVTYTQEAIEACVKLTDRYMSERFLPDKAIDALDEAGSRVHITNIEVPKQILDLERQLEDVRELKNVVVKKQKYEEAAKLRDDEKKIEKDLAIAQEQWEEDAKNNRIEVTEDNVADVVSMMTGIPVNRIAQTESNKLAKLPELIEGKVIGQKEAVMKIARSIQRNRAGLKDPNRPIGSFIFLGQTGVGKTQLAKVLAKELFDSEDALIRIDMSEYMEKFAISRLVGAPPGYVGYEEGGQLTEKVRRKPYCVVLLDEIEKAHPDVFNMLLQVLDDGYLTDSLGRKIDFKNTIIIMTSNVGARQLKDFGQGVGFGTAAKVAQADDNSKSIIENALKKTFAPEFLNRIDDVIVFNALEKHDIDLIIEIELKKLYARVAELGYQLNLSDKAKAFIADKGFDRQFGARPLKRAIQKYVEDALAEEIITSKIASGDEIFMDIEDGAQELTVQVHKAGEATNP; this is translated from the coding sequence ATGGATGATAATTTTTCACCAAGAGTAAAAGATGTCATTACCTATAGCAAAGAAGAAGCTTTGCGATTAGGTCATGACTTCATAGGAACCGAACACTTGATGCTAGGTATTTTAAGAGATGGTAATGGAAAAGCAATTCAAATACTGAATAACCTATCTGTCGACTTAGATCATTTACGCCGAAAAGTTGAAATCCTGAGTCCCGCTAGTCCAAGCGTAGACGTTAATGTTGAAAAGAAAAACTTACACTTGACACGCCAGGCAGAACGAGCGTTGAAAACCACTTTTCTTGAAGCAAAAGTATTTCATAGTTCGTCCATTAGTACAGCACATTTATTGTTGTGTATTTTAAGAAATGAAAACGATCCAACAACCAAGCTACTAAATAAACTTAAAATTGATTATGACGTAGCTAAAGAACAATATTTAAATATGACTCCAAGCGAAGAAGAATTTTTAGAAAACTTGCCAAGAAACGAATCATACAACGATGATTCAGGACAAGATGACAGTCTTAAAGAAGGTACTTTTAATAATCCTGCCAATAAATCAAACAAAAAATCTAAAACCCCTGTTTTGGATAATTTTGGTAGAGATTTAACTGAAATGGCCGAAGAAGGAAAATTAGATCCTGTTGTAGGACGCGAAAAGGAAATCGAACGTGTTTCTCAAATTTTGAGCCGTCGTAAAAAGAACAATCCACTACTTATAGGGGAACCTGGAGTGGGAAAATCAGCTATTGCTGAAGGATTAGCTTTGCGAATTATTCAAAAGAAAGTATCACGAATCCTTTTCAACAAACGCGTTGTAACATTAGATTTGGCGAGCCTTGTCGCTGGAACAAAATACCGTGGACAGTTTGAAGAGCGCATGAAAGCTGTTATGAACGAATTAGAAAAGAATGATGATATTATTCTTTTTATTGATGAAATTCATACAATTGTTGGAGCTGGTGGAGCAACGGGTTCATTAGACGCTTCTAACATGTTCAAACCTGCATTAGCAAGAGGCGAAATTCAATGTATTGGAGCAACAACTCTAGACGAATACCGTCAATATATTGAGAAAGATGGTGCATTAGAAAGACGTTTTCAAAAAATAATTGTGGAACCAACATCTGTTGCGGAAACGATTACTATTTTGAATAATATCAAAAATAAATATGAAGACCATCACAACGTTACTTACACACAAGAAGCAATTGAAGCTTGTGTGAAATTAACGGACAGATACATGTCAGAACGTTTCTTACCGGACAAAGCTATTGACGCATTAGACGAAGCGGGTTCAAGAGTTCACATAACCAATATTGAAGTTCCAAAACAGATTTTGGATCTGGAACGTCAATTAGAAGATGTTCGCGAATTGAAAAATGTGGTTGTCAAAAAACAAAAATACGAAGAGGCCGCTAAGCTTCGTGATGATGAAAAAAAGATCGAAAAAGACTTGGCAATCGCTCAGGAACAATGGGAAGAAGATGCTAAAAACAATAGAATTGAAGTTACCGAAGACAATGTTGCCGATGTGGTTTCAATGATGACTGGAATTCCAGTAAATCGTATTGCACAAACCGAAAGTAACAAATTAGCCAAACTACCAGAACTTATTGAAGGAAAGGTTATTGGACAAAAAGAAGCGGTAATGAAAATTGCTCGTTCCATTCAAAGAAATCGTGCAGGATTGAAAGATCCGAACCGACCGATTGGTTCGTTTATCTTCTTAGGACAAACCGGTGTTGGTAAAACACAATTGGCTAAAGTACTGGCAAAAGAACTATTCGATTCTGAAGATGCATTAATTCGTATCGACATGAGTGAATACATGGAGAAATTTGCAATCTCTCGTTTAGTTGGTGCGCCTCCGGGATACGTAGGTTACGAAGAAGGTGGGCAATTAACAGAGAAAGTAAGAAGAAAACCATATTGTGTTGTCTTGTTGGATGAGATTGAAAAAGCGCATCCTGATGTTTTCAATATGCTATTACAAGTTCTTGACGATGGCTATTTAACGGATAGTTTAGGTCGAAAAATTGATTTCAAAAACACTATAATTATTATGACTTCCAATGTTGGAGCCAGACAATTAAAAGATTTTGGCCAAGGAGTTGGTTTTGGTACCGCTGCCAAAGTAGCTCAAGCCGATGATAATTCAAAAAGCATCATTGAAAATGCATTGAAAAAAACTTTCGCACCGGAATTTCTTAATAGAATTGATGATGTAATTGTATTCAACGCTTTAGAAAAACATGATATTGATTTGATTATCGAAATCGAATTGAAAAAATTATATGCTCGTGTGGCTGAACTAGGTTATCAATTAAATCTTTCTGATAAAGCTAAAGCTTTTATTGCTGATAAAGGATTTGATAGACAATTTGGCGCAAGACCATTAAAAAGAGCTATTCAGAAATATGTTGAAGATGCACTTGCTGAAGAAATTATCACTTCAAAAATTGCCTCAGGAGACGAAATTTTCATGGATATTGAAGATGGAGCTCAAGAACTAACCGTTCAAGTCCATAAAGCTGGTGAAGCGACGAATCCATAA
- the rimK gene encoding 30S ribosomal protein S6--L-glutamate ligase, protein MSQNKVILGSEEWCSFPELGIPTIKARVDSGAKTSALHAINIAPFIKNEANWVKFDINPIQNNLKTVIHCEAPLVDKRFVKSSSGFREQRYVIQSNLKIGDSIWPIEMTLTNRDSMGFRMLLGREAMSGRVLVDPEQKYLLGQPTTDSLKELYKNSEKASSGLRIGLLASNPELYSNKRIMEAGEMRGHEMHFLNIKECYMKLDAKTPEIHYRGGKILNQFDAIIPRIRPSITFYGCALTRQFEALKVFCLNSSNAITQSRDKLYSLQLLLNHGVEIPTTGFANSPLDTDDLIKMVGGSPLIVKLLEGTQGKGVVLAETKKAAESVINAFKSLNANILVQEFIKEANGKDIRCFVIDGKVVAAIQREAMPGEFRANIHLGGTASVIKVTSEEKRIAIKAAKAMDLKVAGVDIIRSSKGPLLLEVNSSPGLEGIEGATNKDIAGEMIKAIEKNFKLK, encoded by the coding sequence ATGTCTCAAAATAAAGTTATCCTAGGTAGCGAAGAATGGTGTTCATTTCCTGAATTAGGAATTCCAACGATTAAAGCACGTGTTGATTCTGGCGCAAAAACATCTGCTTTACACGCTATAAACATCGCCCCTTTTATCAAGAATGAAGCAAACTGGGTAAAGTTTGACATTAATCCGATTCAAAATAATCTAAAAACGGTAATTCATTGTGAAGCACCTTTAGTCGATAAACGTTTTGTGAAAAGCTCTAGTGGATTTAGAGAACAACGTTATGTTATTCAAAGCAATCTAAAAATTGGTGATTCAATATGGCCTATCGAAATGACATTGACCAATAGAGATTCCATGGGTTTTAGAATGCTTTTAGGCCGTGAGGCAATGAGCGGAAGAGTTCTTGTAGACCCAGAACAAAAATATCTTTTGGGACAACCTACCACAGATAGCTTAAAAGAACTATATAAAAATTCTGAAAAAGCCAGTTCTGGTTTGCGCATTGGACTTTTGGCCAGTAATCCAGAATTGTACAGTAACAAACGAATTATGGAAGCTGGTGAAATGCGTGGCCATGAAATGCATTTTCTAAATATTAAAGAATGCTATATGAAACTGGATGCAAAAACACCAGAAATTCATTACCGCGGAGGAAAAATATTAAATCAATTTGACGCTATTATTCCTAGAATTCGACCAAGTATAACCTTCTATGGCTGTGCTTTAACAAGACAATTTGAAGCATTAAAAGTATTTTGTTTAAATTCTTCAAATGCAATCACACAATCACGTGACAAGCTATATTCATTACAATTACTTTTAAATCATGGAGTAGAAATTCCTACTACCGGATTTGCAAATTCACCTTTGGATACTGATGATTTAATAAAAATGGTCGGAGGTTCTCCTTTAATTGTAAAATTACTCGAAGGAACACAAGGAAAAGGCGTTGTATTAGCTGAAACCAAAAAAGCAGCTGAAAGCGTTATTAACGCATTCAAAAGCTTAAATGCCAATATATTAGTTCAAGAATTTATTAAAGAAGCTAACGGTAAAGACATTCGTTGTTTTGTAATTGACGGAAAAGTAGTAGCCGCCATTCAACGAGAAGCGATGCCTGGAGAATTCAGAGCTAACATCCATCTTGGAGGAACAGCTTCTGTGATAAAAGTGACAAGCGAAGAAAAGCGTATTGCAATAAAAGCTGCAAAAGCGATGGATTTGAAAGTAGCTGGTGTTGATATTATTCGTTCTTCAAAAGGGCCATTATTATTAGAAGTAAATTCTTCTCCAGGATTAGAAGGAATCGAAGGCGCTACCAATAAAGATATTGCTGGTGAAATGATAAAAGCGATTGAGAAAAATTTTAAGCTAAAATAA
- a CDS encoding DUF421 domain-containing protein translates to MNPYLDIIIRSAAVYLFMVIALRLFGKKELSQLNTADVILILLISNSVQNAMVGSNTSLYGGMAAATVLFTINFILKKLMFRFKKFSDFMQEKPEILIHDGNLDFKALSKLNISSDELKEAMREHGIEYFKDVKLAMLEIDGNISIISDLENLRQTHYKRRRIHKNLAGIN, encoded by the coding sequence ATGAATCCATATCTTGATATAATCATTCGCAGTGCCGCCGTTTATCTTTTTATGGTGATTGCTTTAAGACTTTTTGGAAAGAAAGAATTATCACAACTCAATACTGCCGATGTAATTTTAATTTTATTGATAAGTAATTCAGTTCAAAACGCTATGGTTGGCAGCAACACGAGTCTTTATGGCGGAATGGCTGCAGCAACAGTGCTTTTTACCATTAATTTTATCTTGAAAAAATTGATGTTTAGATTTAAAAAATTTAGTGATTTTATGCAAGAAAAACCAGAAATATTAATTCATGATGGAAATCTGGATTTTAAAGCATTAAGTAAATTAAACATTTCTTCTGATGAATTAAAAGAAGCGATGCGTGAACATGGAATCGAGTATTTTAAAGACGTAAAATTGGCTATGCTCGAGATTGATGGAAATATTAGTATTATTTCCGATTTAGAAAATCTTCGCCAAACCCATTACAAACGAAGACGTATTCATAAAAATTTAGCGGGAATAAATTAA
- a CDS encoding Crp/Fnr family transcriptional regulator, producing the protein MLDSFKIYFQSKNNLTDEQFLSITGTLQYKKVEKGTVLLHQGEICHHSFFVSKGLLRSYTIDETGKEHIIQFAPENWIISDRSSSYFNEPSELFIDAIEDTEIVFIDKNFIDAAAEISISFRQQDNIALHNHIRQLQKRVNLLLGATAEQRQAVKKPPFPFKISLFFYCYDPN; encoded by the coding sequence ATGCTGGATTCATTCAAAATATACTTTCAATCCAAAAATAATTTAACGGACGAACAATTCCTTTCGATAACTGGGACATTACAATATAAAAAAGTAGAAAAAGGAACTGTTCTACTCCATCAGGGCGAGATTTGCCACCATTCCTTTTTTGTTTCCAAAGGATTATTGCGTTCCTATACCATTGACGAAACAGGAAAGGAACACATCATTCAATTTGCACCAGAGAATTGGATTATTTCGGACAGAAGTAGTTCTTATTTTAACGAACCTTCCGAATTATTTATTGATGCCATTGAAGATACGGAAATTGTTTTTATCGATAAAAATTTCATTGATGCAGCAGCCGAAATTAGCATTTCTTTCCGACAACAGGACAATATTGCTTTGCACAATCATATTCGTCAACTTCAAAAACGAGTAAATCTCTTATTGGGAGCAACAGCTGAACAACGTCAGGCTGTGAAAAAACCTCCTTTTCCCTTTAAAATTTCTCTATTTTTCTATTGCTACGACCCAAATTAA
- a CDS encoding IS1182 family transposase — translation MQHIQGISRNQLRISSLEDAISSDNQVRFIDAFVNTISILRLGFSLQTLKKEGRPSYQTPVFLKIYLYGYLNGIRSSRKLEKECFRNLEMQWLLEGICPNYHSISDFRKNNPVALKNLFKLFVCFLKDIDLIGAETIAIDGTKSRAHNSKKANFNQKKIDKHLEYIENKTQEYLTALQENDVQENPVIIQNIQEKIERLKGNKLRYELLEEKLKASGEPQISTTDSDARALLVQGQVVEISFNIQAAVDAKHNLVVATHTINRNDRNALSAIALEAKENLGIATYSALVDKGYHNGKQIEICQQANITTIVAQPNQGKSNENGTQPDYLVANFQYDKNTDTYTCPQGETLHTTGNWHKKSSSKDGYNFKKYRTSKCKECAVKHLCTSRSGGREIDRGQYADAVEENNKRYRENPQLYRKRQEINEHIFGTIKRQWGYNHTNLTGLEKVNGEHSLIMLVYNIKRSINILGVPDLIAKLHKWNSPYKAKVLFLLKTEHLKLKLDFVFCHTKLIA, via the coding sequence ATGCAACATATTCAAGGAATTTCACGTAATCAGCTGCGCATTTCTAGTTTAGAAGACGCAATTTCCAGCGACAATCAAGTTCGCTTTATCGATGCTTTTGTAAATACCATCTCCATTTTAAGACTTGGATTTAGTCTGCAAACCCTTAAAAAAGAAGGACGCCCGAGTTACCAAACGCCGGTATTTTTAAAAATCTATTTGTATGGCTATCTTAATGGAATAAGAAGTAGTCGGAAATTAGAAAAAGAATGTTTTAGAAACCTAGAGATGCAATGGCTTTTAGAGGGGATTTGTCCGAACTACCATAGCATTTCTGATTTCAGAAAAAACAATCCTGTAGCCCTAAAGAACTTATTCAAACTCTTTGTTTGCTTCTTGAAAGATATCGATTTGATAGGAGCAGAAACCATCGCGATTGATGGTACAAAAAGCCGGGCGCATAATAGTAAGAAAGCGAATTTCAATCAAAAGAAAATCGATAAACACCTAGAATATATCGAGAATAAAACCCAAGAGTACCTGACTGCATTACAGGAAAATGATGTACAAGAAAATCCTGTTATAATTCAAAATATCCAAGAAAAAATAGAACGCTTAAAAGGGAATAAACTGCGATATGAACTCTTGGAAGAAAAACTAAAGGCCAGCGGCGAACCGCAAATAAGTACTACCGATAGTGATGCTAGGGCTTTATTAGTACAAGGACAAGTAGTTGAGATATCGTTTAATATCCAAGCTGCCGTGGATGCTAAGCACAATCTGGTAGTAGCCACGCACACGATCAACCGTAACGACAGGAATGCCTTGTCAGCAATAGCTTTGGAAGCCAAAGAGAATCTAGGGATTGCAACGTACAGCGCTTTGGTGGACAAAGGCTATCACAACGGAAAACAAATCGAGATCTGTCAGCAAGCTAATATTACGACCATTGTAGCCCAGCCCAATCAAGGGAAAAGCAACGAAAACGGCACCCAGCCGGATTATTTGGTAGCCAATTTTCAATATGATAAAAATACCGATACCTATACTTGTCCACAAGGCGAAACATTGCATACCACAGGGAATTGGCACAAGAAAAGCAGTTCAAAAGACGGATATAATTTTAAAAAATACCGAACGTCAAAATGCAAAGAATGCGCGGTGAAACATCTTTGTACGAGTCGGTCAGGAGGCCGAGAAATTGATCGAGGTCAATATGCTGATGCTGTAGAAGAAAACAACAAACGCTATCGAGAGAATCCCCAATTGTATCGCAAGCGACAAGAGATTAACGAGCACATCTTTGGGACCATCAAGCGACAATGGGGTTACAACCACACCAACTTAACGGGACTAGAAAAAGTAAATGGAGAACACAGCCTGATTATGCTGGTGTATAACATCAAGCGGAGCATCAATATACTGGGCGTTCCTGATTTGATAGCCAAACTCCACAAATGGAACTCACCCTACAAGGCAAAAGTCTTGTTTTTGCTAAAAACGGAGCATTTAAAGCTGAAATTAGACTTTGTTTTCTGCCACACTAAATTGATAGCGTAA
- a CDS encoding pirin family protein — protein MKTKNIELVLAPPTPHMVGDGFRVHNFIPSGHNLDMKRMSPFIMMDYNSKFYFPPTDQPRGVSVHPHRGFETVTVAYKGKVAHHDSSGNSGVIGEGDVQWMTAASGILHKEYHEEEFSKNGGDFQMVQLWVNLPAKDKMSTPKYQGITNDQINKFELPENGGMIEVIAGQYENVKGTASTFTPVHLLNAKLNKGAKASFNLPANYNTGLLVIEGTIKVNDTENVPVNHFALFQKDGETFTLEATENAIVLILSGEPINEPIAAHGPFVMNTQAEIIQAFNDVNMGKFGYLEE, from the coding sequence ATGAAAACAAAAAATATTGAACTAGTATTGGCTCCACCTACACCCCACATGGTAGGTGACGGATTTAGAGTACATAATTTTATTCCGAGTGGTCATAATTTAGATATGAAAAGAATGAGTCCGTTTATTATGATGGATTATAATTCTAAATTTTACTTCCCACCTACAGACCAACCCAGAGGCGTTAGTGTTCATCCGCATAGAGGTTTTGAAACCGTTACTGTTGCCTATAAGGGAAAAGTAGCGCATCACGACAGTTCCGGAAATAGCGGTGTCATTGGCGAAGGTGATGTGCAATGGATGACTGCGGCTTCAGGAATTTTACATAAAGAATACCACGAAGAAGAATTCAGCAAAAATGGTGGTGATTTTCAAATGGTGCAGCTTTGGGTCAACCTTCCAGCAAAGGATAAAATGTCAACACCAAAATACCAAGGAATCACCAATGACCAAATCAACAAATTCGAACTTCCAGAAAATGGCGGCATGATTGAAGTTATAGCTGGACAATATGAAAATGTAAAAGGTACGGCTTCGACTTTCACCCCTGTTCATTTACTAAATGCCAAATTGAATAAAGGTGCAAAAGCATCCTTTAATTTACCAGCAAATTACAATACAGGATTATTAGTAATTGAAGGAACTATAAAAGTAAACGATACTGAAAATGTTCCCGTCAACCATTTTGCATTATTTCAAAAAGACGGAGAAACATTTACACTTGAAGCAACTGAAAATGCCATCGTTTTAATTTTAAGTGGTGAACCTATCAATGAGCCAATTGCCGCACACGGTCCATTTGTGATGAACACACAAGCCGAAATCATACAAGCATTCAACGATGTGAATATGGGAAAATTCGGTTATTTAGAAGAATAA
- a CDS encoding pirin family protein, whose translation MSNIKLIIEERPSNIGNFMVGRLLPFREKRMVGPFAFIDHMGPTCMSDYENLDVPPHPHIGLSTLTYLFEGSIMHKDSLGTEMEIKPGQINWMTSGKGIVHSERTPEYLRSSNKMLHGLQIWVALPKELEEIEPSFFHVPENEIPEWKADNITFKLIAGEVLEKKSPVPVYSPLYLLELKSSTRQTVAIGKDLFGESALYILEGSIESEGNNFGPKQILIAKDSKLCTFDMAENTTIYIFGGEPFPEERIIYWNFVASTKELIEKAKEKWLAQTFDKVPGESEFVPLPEQNKK comes from the coding sequence ATGTCAAATATTAAACTAATAATTGAAGAACGCCCGAGCAATATTGGTAACTTTATGGTTGGGCGATTGCTTCCCTTTCGAGAAAAAAGAATGGTTGGGCCATTTGCATTCATCGATCATATGGGACCAACCTGCATGAGCGATTATGAAAATTTAGATGTTCCGCCACATCCGCATATTGGGCTTTCAACTTTGACTTATTTGTTTGAAGGAAGCATTATGCACAAAGACAGCTTAGGAACTGAAATGGAAATAAAACCAGGACAAATCAACTGGATGACTTCAGGAAAAGGGATTGTCCATTCAGAGCGAACACCTGAGTATTTGCGTAGTTCTAATAAAATGTTGCATGGCCTTCAAATTTGGGTGGCTTTACCCAAGGAATTGGAAGAAATCGAACCTTCTTTTTTCCATGTACCCGAAAATGAAATTCCAGAATGGAAAGCTGACAATATTACATTCAAACTTATAGCCGGAGAAGTTCTTGAAAAAAAATCGCCTGTTCCAGTCTACAGTCCGCTTTATCTTTTGGAACTAAAAAGCAGTACGCGTCAAACGGTAGCTATTGGCAAAGACTTATTTGGCGAAAGCGCTTTATACATTTTAGAAGGCAGTATCGAAAGTGAAGGTAATAATTTTGGGCCAAAGCAAATTTTGATTGCCAAAGACAGTAAACTCTGCACCTTTGACATGGCAGAAAACACTACCATTTATATTTTTGGAGGAGAACCTTTTCCCGAAGAACGGATTATTTACTGGAATTTTGTCGCTTCAACCAAAGAACTGATTGAAAAGGCAAAAGAAAAATGGTTGGCACAAACTTTTGATAAAGTTCCAGGCGAAAGTGAATTTGTTCCACTTCCGGAGCAAAATAAAAAATAG
- a CDS encoding OsmC family protein produces MIQITAHIGAELYKTEVKSASNTIISDEPESAGGKDLGFAPKELLASSLAACTCITLRMYANRKGWDLTDVKVEVTFEKDLTENKSKMMRNIQLFGNLDDIQKARLLNIADRCPMHQILTNPIEITTELN; encoded by the coding sequence ATGATTCAAATAACAGCGCACATTGGCGCAGAACTTTATAAAACAGAAGTAAAATCCGCTAGCAATACAATTATTTCAGACGAGCCTGAAAGTGCAGGAGGAAAAGATTTAGGCTTTGCGCCAAAAGAATTACTGGCTTCCTCATTGGCAGCTTGCACCTGCATCACTTTACGCATGTATGCGAACCGAAAAGGATGGGATTTGACGGATGTAAAAGTTGAAGTCACTTTTGAAAAAGATCTAACGGAAAACAAGTCGAAAATGATGCGCAACATTCAATTATTTGGAAATTTAGACGATATACAGAAAGCACGGTTATTAAACATTGCCGATAGATGTCCAATGCACCAAATATTAACTAATCCTATCGAAATTACAACCGAATTAAATTAG
- a CDS encoding GNAT family N-acetyltransferase → MIIEQINETKKGYFRASDNEIEAGRMTYTWAGTNKFIIDHTEVNDEFAGQSVGKKLVMEAVKYARLNNLKILPLCPFAKSVFDKTEEIQDLLF, encoded by the coding sequence ATGATAATTGAACAAATAAACGAAACAAAAAAAGGTTATTTTAGAGCTTCTGATAATGAAATAGAAGCAGGAAGAATGACCTATACTTGGGCTGGAACTAATAAATTTATTATAGACCATACCGAAGTAAATGATGAATTTGCAGGTCAAAGTGTGGGCAAAAAACTGGTAATGGAAGCGGTAAAATATGCAAGACTCAATAATCTTAAAATCTTGCCTTTATGCCCTTTCGCAAAAAGTGTTTTTGACAAAACAGAAGAAATTCAAGATCTTTTATTTTAA
- a CDS encoding inorganic phosphate transporter yields the protein MEFTLLIVIIVLALIFDYINGFHDAANAIATVVATKVLTPFQAVLWAAFFNFLAYWVFGFGVADTVAKTAHTMEINLVVILAGVIAAIIWNLLTWWQGIPSSSSHTLIGGFAGAAIAHAIAVHGFSGYMVDGTTQYWYNIVSWYKAGKDGGMPSGVLIIIAFIVLAPLLGALISYLISIWLLNASKKSILPKLFTVALMILTIWFVESQMLYYDAIEKPRFDSHFWSVAFEAHNIKWFLVAFIVLSVSCFCLVFSSLNLHQATASLKRMQLLSSAAFSLGHGGNDSQKVMGIIAAAVAVYIHTSGVAQVSLPDWLQVILPNDDLKIKGVMPAWIPLACYSAIAAGTLSGGWKIVKTMGSKITKVTSFEGVAAETAGALTLYFTEHLKIPVSTTHTITGSIIGVGLTKRISAVRWGVTVSLVWAWILTIPISAILAALVYYLLSLFL from the coding sequence ATGGAATTTACTTTACTAATAGTTATTATAGTTTTGGCTCTAATCTTTGATTATATCAACGGTTTTCATGATGCTGCCAATGCTATTGCTACAGTTGTAGCAACAAAAGTTTTGACTCCTTTTCAAGCGGTGCTTTGGGCTGCTTTCTTCAACTTTCTGGCCTATTGGGTTTTCGGTTTTGGAGTAGCTGATACTGTTGCAAAAACGGCACATACCATGGAAATTAACCTAGTGGTTATTCTCGCAGGGGTCATAGCGGCAATTATATGGAATCTATTGACTTGGTGGCAAGGAATTCCTTCCAGTTCATCTCATACTTTAATTGGAGGTTTTGCAGGAGCAGCGATTGCACATGCCATTGCGGTTCATGGTTTTTCAGGTTATATGGTAGATGGAACTACGCAATATTGGTACAATATAGTAAGTTGGTATAAAGCAGGTAAAGATGGCGGTATGCCTTCGGGGGTATTGATTATTATTGCTTTTATTGTATTGGCTCCTTTATTAGGTGCTTTAATATCTTATTTAATTTCTATTTGGCTTTTGAATGCTTCTAAAAAAAGTATTCTCCCAAAACTATTTACAGTTGCTTTAATGATTTTAACAATTTGGTTTGTAGAAAGTCAAATGTTATATTATGATGCTATCGAAAAACCTCGTTTCGATTCTCATTTTTGGAGTGTTGCTTTTGAAGCTCATAATATAAAATGGTTTTTAGTTGCCTTTATCGTTTTATCGGTTAGTTGTTTTTGTTTAGTTTTCAGTAGTTTAAACTTACATCAAGCTACTGCTTCGTTAAAAAGAATGCAATTACTATCTTCTGCTGCCTTTAGTTTAGGACATGGAGGAAATGATTCTCAAAAAGTAATGGGTATTATTGCGGCGGCAGTTGCTGTTTACATACATACAAGTGGTGTGGCACAAGTAAGTTTGCCTGACTGGTTGCAGGTAATACTACCAAATGACGATTTAAAAATAAAGGGCGTTATGCCGGCATGGATTCCTCTAGCGTGTTATTCTGCGATTGCAGCGGGAACGTTAAGTGGTGGTTGGAAGATTGTAAAAACAATGGGCTCAAAAATTACAAAAGTAACTTCTTTTGAAGGTGTTGCTGCCGAAACTGCAGGAGCTTTAACCTTATATTTTACTGAGCATTTAAAAATTCCGGTAAGTACTACTCACACTATTACGGGGTCTATAATTGGTGTTGGTTTAACAAAACGTATTTCAGCAGTTCGTTGGGGTGTGACTGTAAGTTTAGTATGGGCTTGGATATTGACTATTCCTATTTCAGCTATTTTAGCGGCATTAGTTTACTACTTACTTAGTTTGTTTTTATAA